TTGGATTGGTTTTCAAATTTCCGTTTTTTCATTAGTAGAATTAAAGCGCAAAATGAATTTCATTAAACTTACTTTTGAAGGTCTAGGGGTACAGTTAATTTCTGATGAAATGATGGAGGTGATTTTCAACTTATTCGATCACTTAAAAAAATAGTAAATAAGTCGTCGCATGACATTCTTGTTAATACTCATTTCTATTTATGTATTATCAATTGAATAAATTATCTTACATAATTTATAATTAAAAAATAACATACTTTAAGTGTGTTATTAAAAATCTATTATACATACCGTAGGTATGTTTGTTTTTAGTATAGACATACCGATAGTATGTATAGTGACATTTTCTGAAGAATAAACTTATTTTTAAATATTTGTCGAGATTAGTCTGAATAGTTTATTCTTTATTTACGCTTTGGAGGAAATAATCTATGTTGTCGCTTATTAAAATTGAATTAAATAAAGTTTCTAAATCTAAATTATTTTTAGCTTGGTTGTGTACTATATTTATAGTGTTAGGTATTACAGCAATCATTATTATGGGTTTAGGTACTGACAATAAACTAGGAGAATTCACTGGACAGGATTCTAATGTTATTAGAGTTACTGGTAAATGGGAAGGTTGGGCAATTGTAGCTTCATTATTTTCATCTTTATTTACAAAAGCAGCATTTTTGATTTTCGAATCTTATTTATTATCTACGATTATTATTGATGAATTTAAACGAAGAACAATTTTTCAGTTGTTTTCTTACCCTATTTCTAAAATAAAGTTACTTTGGGGAAAAATTCTTTCAGTCATTCTAATAGCATTTATTGCCCATTTTTCTGCACATTTAGTGATTCAATTATTCATTAGATTCCTGGCTGTTGTAACTGAATCTAGTTATATCCCTCTAGCTAGTCAATTAATTAACTTAGCTGGAATAACGTTTGGAACAGTACTAATAGGCTTACTACCATTTGTTTTAGGTATGATTAAGCATTCGACAGCTATAACAATGCTTACTGGACTTGGTTTAGCAGCATTACTTTCGAATGCCAGTCCAGGAAGTTTATCTAATAATATTGCTGATAACCTATTCTTTTTGATATTTGCATGTTTCATAAGTTTAATGATTACTTCTTTTTCAATCTCTAGTATTTCAAGACAAGATATTAGTATCAAGTAGCATACCTGAGTTTAATTGAAGGAAAGTGATAATTCCTTGATGATTTCTATAAAAAAGAGACTGTATAAGTTGGTAGTTATGCACCGGAAGAAAAATTCTAGCATTTAAAGCTAGATATAGAAAGAGAGATAGAAATGAGAAATATCGTTGAAATAAAAGAAGTTTTTAAAACAATTGATAAAGAAGAAATTTTAAGTGGTATCAACCTTCAAATTGCTGAAGGAGAAATCTATGGTTTTTTAGGACCGAATGGTGCTGGAAAAACAACGTTAATGAAATGTATGTTATCCCTATCAACAATTACATCAGGTAGTATTGAAATTTTTGGGAAAAATCTACAAGAACACAGAGAAGAAATCCTAAGTCAGATTGGAAGTATTATTGAATCACCAATTTTTTATGATAATTGCACTGCAAAAGAAATCTTGGAAATTCACGCTCAGTATATGGGAAAAAATATTATTGAATCAGATATAATAAGAGCCTTAAGTATGGTCGGATTAAAAAATACGACTAAAAAAGTAAAAGAGTTTTCGTTAGGAATGAGGCAAAGGCTTGGTTTAGCTCGTGCCTTTCTAACAAAACCTAAATTGTTAATTTTAGATGAGCCAATCAATGGTTTAGATCCAATAGGGATTCAAGAAATTCGAAATCTTTTGTTGTCGCTTTCTAAGGAGCATGGAATTACTATTCTAATATCGAGTCATATATTATCGGAAATTTCACAGATAGCAGATAAAATTGGCTTTATCAAAAATGGAGAAATTGTAGAACAGGTTTCTATGAAAGAGATTAGGAGAGAGAATATTGACTTAGAAGAATATTTTATGTCACATTTTCTAAATGAAATTAAGAATTATGAGGTAGATTAAGGATGAAACAATTGATAAAGAACCATCAGAAGGCTTTTTATGCTTTCATGATATTTAATATACTGGTCCCTTTAACTAACGTTGCTTTTGCTTATTCTATTAAAGGTATTATTGATAGTGGCATGTCCCAAAATAAAGAAGCCTTAACTCAAGCGGTACTAGTAGGAGCTACTGTTATTTTCATCTATGCAGCACTCAACTTTATATCTCTTCGATTGAGAAATAAACTTGTTAGGCAAATCATGTCAAGATACAAAAACAAGGTGTTCCAATCTATTTTAGATAGGGATTATAGAGACTTTTCTAAAGAAAAATCAGGGAAATTTATTTCCGTATTAACCGAAAATATGAAGAAAATTGAGCAAGATTATCTATACCAGTATTTTAATATTTCAAAAAACCTTTCCTTAATGATTTTTTCACTTCTAGCTATGTTTATAGGTAATTGGTTTTTGACCTTATTAGTTATCATTGCTAGCATTATTCCAATGATGATTTCAGGATTTATTGGACAAAAATCAGCCTCTTTACAAAATAGAGCTATGGTTGCCGATCAGAAGTATTTAGCTAAGGTTAAAGATATTTTAGCAGGATTTCTTGTTATTAAAAGTTTTAATGTGAAAGATGCTATCTGTGAGGATTATAGTCATGAAAGTGAAAAATTTGATGAAATAAATTTTATAAAAGGGAAATTTGACGTTTTAGCTAATGTTATTTCACAGCTTTCAGGGATGATTGTTTTTTTGGTAGCCTTTGGTGGAGGGATGTATCTCGTATTTAATAGCTCTACCACAATTGGGAGTGTAACAGCTATTGTTCAACTGGTCAATTTTGTAGTAATGCCACTGAATGAAGTTGGAATGGGAATAAGTAAATTTCGTGAAGGTCAGGCAACACTAGATGCATTTGAGGTAAAAGATGTAACTGAGCTTCAGACTGGTGAAACAAAAGAATATTTCGATGATGTTATTTCTTTTTCAAATATAGACTTTTCTTACCCTAATACTGAAGAAAAAATTTTTAATCATTTATCTTTGAAGATTCAAAAAGGGGAAAAAATTGCAATTGTAGGAATGTCAGGGAGTGGAAAATCAACTTTGCTCAATCTATTACTGCGTTTTTACGATGTAACAAGTGGGCACATCTCCATTGATAATATAGATTTGCAAGCTATTTCAGCAGGGAGCCTTTATAACTTAATGACTATTGTTCAACAAGACATTTATATCTTTGATGATACTTTAAGATCAAATATTACTCTTAATCAATTCTTCACTGATGAGGAAATAAAGCAAGCGGTACAGCAGTCAGGTTTAGAAAGTTATGTTTTAGAAAATGAATCTGGTCTACAAGCTTTATGTGGAGAGAATGGCTCAAATCTATCTGGCGGACAAAAACAAAGACTTAGTATTGCGCGTGCCTTAATTCGAAAAACACCAATCTTATTATTGGATGAGGCTACCTCATCTTTGGATAATCAAGTAACTACTGAAATTGAAAATTCAATCCTGGATATTCAAGATTTGACGGCACTTGTAGTAACCCACAAGTTGAATGAGAACATTTTGAAAAAATACGATAGAATTCTCTTTATGAAAGGTGGCGTCATTGTTGAAGATGGTTCTTTTGGTGACTTGATGGATAGGAGAGGTGAGTTTTATAAGTTGTTTGAGTTGAGTGTGTAATTCTCTTTCGTTCTATAATATAGGAGTATACTAGCACGACATGTTGAAGCGGTATCACTGCTTGTGAGGCCTAGAAAATGTGTAGAATGAAAAGCCTTGGTGACAGGGCTTTTTATGGTAAGTCATTTGATATTTTTATCTGAATCATATTTCTTCTTCATGTTACAATAAATATATACAAAATAGAACGCTTAGAAAAATGGAAAATATAATGGTTAACCAAAGCAAATATGTGTCTAGTGATTTTCCAGAGGCAACGTATCAAGTGGCTTTTGAGGATTTGAAAAAGAAAATTTTAGTCGGGCATCAGGAAATTATTCAAGGTAAAGTCTCTTCTCTAGCTGATGCGAGAAAGGAATTTGGCCTTGACTAGGTAGGTTGCGATATTGTCTCTCTTACTTGTAACAGAGCTAAGCAGAGTAAATAGTAGAATAATAAAGGTGAACATAGACTTTCAAGTAAATATAGTACTGTCTATATGAGACATTTTGGAGGGTATCAAATATGAAATTTCATGAGTTTGGTGATAAAAATTTGCCTACCATTTTATTGATACATGGTGGGGGTAGCTCTTGGTGGAATTATCTTAGACAAGCTCGTCTCCTGTCTCATAATTACCATGTCATTTTACCTACACTTAATGGACACGGAGAAGAGTATCAAGAGGATTATATATCAACGGAAGATTCGGCACAGGAAATTCTAGATTATGTTCGACAAAACTGTGATGGAAAACTGTTTGCTTTAGGTGGAGTTTCACTTGGAGGTCAAATTGCTATGGAACTTTTGTCCTTAGACAGCGATATAGCTGAGAAAGCCATCATAGACGGAAGTATCTGTATTCCTCAACCAAGGTTGGCGAGATTTAGCATCTTGTTGGTATCTTTATTTGGTAAACTGATGATTAGTAAATCCTCTTGTAAACTTCAGTTAAGCTTAATGAATAAATTCTATCCCCAATTAGCTTACCCAGACGAGATAAAAGATTATTATATGGAGGATATGCCAAGGACACCTAACAAAACATTAGTGACTATCTATAAGACTTATATGGGGCATTATAAGTTGAAGAGTAGGATTTCAAAAAGTAAAGCACAGGCTCTCTATATTTATGGCGAAAAAGAATTGAACGGTGTTAAAGAATCAGCTAGATTATTTCAGCAGATGCACCCCGACACTATCTTGTATGAAGCAAAGGGCTATAACCACGGCTATTTATCAGCCTACCTACCTCAAGAGTGGATTAAATTAGTTGTTCCATTTTTGGAGAATAACGATTGATTATACTTTATTAATTTAGAAAGCAGAGTTTCATGGAAGTCAAAAAATATAATCCCCTCAATTCCTTAAAAAAGATAGCAGATAACCTATGGATTGTGGATGGAGAAGAAGTACTGATGGATTTCAAATTCTTCAAAGTGCCTTTTTCAACTAGAATGACAGTTATCCGTCTACAGAATGGTGGTCTTTGGGTGCATTCACCGACTAAGCCTAATGACAATTTACTTTTTGAAATCAAGCAATTGGGTGAGGTAAAACACCTTATTGCACCCAATGTCTTACATTATAGTTATATAGATGAATGGCATCAACTATTTCCGGAAGCAAAAGTTTGGCTAGCTAGTGGTGTTCAAAAGCGTGCCAGAAAATCGGGAATGAGTTTGGATTATGGTCAGGAATTAAGCAAGGCCAATTGGAACGAAGAAATTTGTTTTACAACATTTGAGGGAAGTTTTTACGTGAAAGAGGTTGTTTTTTTCCATACTGAAAGTTCAACTTTGATTTTAACGGATCTTATTGAAAATATTGAAACTGAGAAATTATCGCTTTTTGAAAAGCTACTTTTTAAAATAGGTGATAACCACCATCCAAATGGTAAGACACCAAGAGATTTAAGAATGAGTTTCTTATTTGGTAAAAAACAAGCTTTGAGGAGTTATCACAAAATAAAGAAATGGGAACCTAAGAATATTATTATTTCTCATGGACCGTGTGTTATTGGTCAAGCAAAAGAGATGTTAAAGCAAGCGTTCTTCTGGCTAGAAAAATAGGGTTATGTGGTTAAGAAAACTTCTCGAAAGACAAATACGAATACTTCGACCTCTCTATTTAAAAGTTTTATTCATTCGCCGCACGCAAAATAACACCCCACAAGTTACAACTTGTGGGGCATTTTCTTTTATTATGTGACTTTAAGTCCGTTTCGCTCCGAAGGTGCGAAACAAATAAACCACCCGCTATGCGGGTGCGCATCGAAGGTTATACCGTCATAACAAAAACACTCCAAACGAGTTACAATATAGGTGTTCAAGCCAATTGTAAAACGAAAGGAGTTAAGACTATGGCGCAAAAAGCTCACAGTTTATCACATACAAAATGGATGTGTAAGTACCACATTGTATTTACACCTAAGTATAGACGAAAAATAATCTATAATCAATATAGGAGTAGTCTGGGAGAGATTTTTCATAGACTATGCCAATATAAAGGCGTTGAAATAATAGAAGGCCACTTAATGCCAGATCATGTCCATATGTTAGTAAGTATTCCACCACGAATGAGTGTAGCTAGTTTTATGGGATATTTAAAAGGTAAGAGTGCCTTAATGATGTTTGATAAACACGCCAATTTAAAATATA
The DNA window shown above is from Streptococcus salivarius and carries:
- a CDS encoding ABC transporter permease; this translates as MLSLIKIELNKVSKSKLFLAWLCTIFIVLGITAIIIMGLGTDNKLGEFTGQDSNVIRVTGKWEGWAIVASLFSSLFTKAAFLIFESYLLSTIIIDEFKRRTIFQLFSYPISKIKLLWGKILSVILIAFIAHFSAHLVIQLFIRFLAVVTESSYIPLASQLINLAGITFGTVLIGLLPFVLGMIKHSTAITMLTGLGLAALLSNASPGSLSNNIADNLFFLIFACFISLMITSFSISSISRQDISIK
- a CDS encoding ABC transporter ATP-binding protein; protein product: MRNIVEIKEVFKTIDKEEILSGINLQIAEGEIYGFLGPNGAGKTTLMKCMLSLSTITSGSIEIFGKNLQEHREEILSQIGSIIESPIFYDNCTAKEILEIHAQYMGKNIIESDIIRALSMVGLKNTTKKVKEFSLGMRQRLGLARAFLTKPKLLILDEPINGLDPIGIQEIRNLLLSLSKEHGITILISSHILSEISQIADKIGFIKNGEIVEQVSMKEIRRENIDLEEYFMSHFLNEIKNYEVD
- a CDS encoding ABC transporter ATP-binding protein: MKQLIKNHQKAFYAFMIFNILVPLTNVAFAYSIKGIIDSGMSQNKEALTQAVLVGATVIFIYAALNFISLRLRNKLVRQIMSRYKNKVFQSILDRDYRDFSKEKSGKFISVLTENMKKIEQDYLYQYFNISKNLSLMIFSLLAMFIGNWFLTLLVIIASIIPMMISGFIGQKSASLQNRAMVADQKYLAKVKDILAGFLVIKSFNVKDAICEDYSHESEKFDEINFIKGKFDVLANVISQLSGMIVFLVAFGGGMYLVFNSSTTIGSVTAIVQLVNFVVMPLNEVGMGISKFREGQATLDAFEVKDVTELQTGETKEYFDDVISFSNIDFSYPNTEEKIFNHLSLKIQKGEKIAIVGMSGSGKSTLLNLLLRFYDVTSGHISIDNIDLQAISAGSLYNLMTIVQQDIYIFDDTLRSNITLNQFFTDEEIKQAVQQSGLESYVLENESGLQALCGENGSNLSGGQKQRLSIARALIRKTPILLLDEATSSLDNQVTTEIENSILDIQDLTALVVTHKLNENILKKYDRILFMKGGVIVEDGSFGDLMDRRGEFYKLFELSV
- a CDS encoding alpha/beta hydrolase, whose product is MKFHEFGDKNLPTILLIHGGGSSWWNYLRQARLLSHNYHVILPTLNGHGEEYQEDYISTEDSAQEILDYVRQNCDGKLFALGGVSLGGQIAMELLSLDSDIAEKAIIDGSICIPQPRLARFSILLVSLFGKLMISKSSCKLQLSLMNKFYPQLAYPDEIKDYYMEDMPRTPNKTLVTIYKTYMGHYKLKSRISKSKAQALYIYGEKELNGVKESARLFQQMHPDTILYEAKGYNHGYLSAYLPQEWIKLVVPFLENND
- a CDS encoding DUF4336 domain-containing protein is translated as MEVKKYNPLNSLKKIADNLWIVDGEEVLMDFKFFKVPFSTRMTVIRLQNGGLWVHSPTKPNDNLLFEIKQLGEVKHLIAPNVLHYSYIDEWHQLFPEAKVWLASGVQKRARKSGMSLDYGQELSKANWNEEICFTTFEGSFYVKEVVFFHTESSTLILTDLIENIETEKLSLFEKLLFKIGDNHHPNGKTPRDLRMSFLFGKKQALRSYHKIKKWEPKNIIISHGPCVIGQAKEMLKQAFFWLEK
- the tnpA gene encoding IS200/IS605 family transposase encodes the protein MAQKAHSLSHTKWMCKYHIVFTPKYRRKIIYNQYRSSLGEIFHRLCQYKGVEIIEGHLMPDHVHMLVSIPPRMSVASFMGYLKGKSALMMFDKHANLKYKFGNRHFWAEGYYVSTVGLNEATIKKYIQEQEKHDIALDKLSVKEYENPFRDNGK